A DNA window from Doryrhamphus excisus isolate RoL2022-K1 chromosome 2, RoL_Dexc_1.0, whole genome shotgun sequence contains the following coding sequences:
- the LOC131119920 gene encoding low-density lipoprotein receptor-related protein 2-like isoform X1 encodes MNSRQLICLIFLSRLKLSTGQNISCRKDQWQCDDGGCIANKWRCDGDGDCLDGSDEMDCVGSLECPPGQFSCMDSVDCVDASARCDGQKQCPTGSDEENCTLSEGCLKSDWTCQNKICIPRDLRCDGQNDCADNSDEEGCGLCSKEGIRCPEWVCLSAEERCDGKFQCSDGSDEPVTCGKTCSVNNGGCSHVCVDEPWGALCACPAGYYLSINGAVCKDVDECALPFGPCMHYCTNTAGSYYCHCREGFTPSDGFACLATGNETRLLTVLRTSAGLLSVKSQRFEVIQTLKSNPVALTYDIARGRYYWADDAGRIYKSDGQRSWTIYTGEVGIKALACDWLNGNLFWANQRTDSIYMQAEDEKSCTTLLSKDISPSELVLIPLESLMFWINTGPKDRVTLEKSWMDGSERSSLAVLTAQLAHGLTADVGARRLYWISDFKKSVETVKVDGTGSYSFTGLWNRRPALNLAVFEGSFYWVDDKGLWQVPQDQLSQRTFLWKSTVPLLSVYHELQQPRGTSACTNTPCHICLLTKGNPLGFTCTCPNSKVLMLGGACEYPRFLYATSSSISMLEFKGSDSTETELFSTDKGILSFDVNWNQDWLYWANQTGHLQRTSLTRVKTEWIQAPVSVCQIKVDQKSGSVYWVSCHQTSIGSVDVGSRHSQQLYRTTKEIRNFYLDWLRGGIIWLEEEQVFTMSVTGSKAKELLRLAGVRGNIAFDIRAASLLWNSKVGGLTTVSLLQEKKHQAGKRWNISGSVVGALEPYLISLFKDAITLWDRRDGRPVQAVTVKGQVVSVMAALGDIHAVPTTVICNTPAMLCRDTSICLAPSQLCDGKEDCPDGDDEDFCVKTCPSKDDFKCQDQRSCVSMALVCDGRSHCFDGSDEVGCPAVDLPVTRVNVLKCRKGFMPCRNGAECVLYNHVCDGEKDCQDGSDEEECEQDVASPKQSTDASIKIAPTTPPPSLPACISPSVLCSHPSGHLCITPKQFCDGQKDCPDGFDEENCVKRCPSKDDFRCKDRRNCISTSLVCDGRAHCHDGSDEVDCPSVASPAGQSKALKCLMGSRLCRDGSECVLFSHVCDGEADCKDGSDEEGCDNSTTTTTTSPENLYRNGAPSTFDTLPPSEPSCQSPSFLCSDSSCILPTQICDGIKDCPDGLDENCIKQCPNKLDFLCKDRRSCVSKSLVCDGRSHCHDGSDEVNCPTVAPPRAMGKVLKCRLGFRLCRDQSECVLFSHVCDGERDCADGSDEDECGATETPLLAGNPDVNKLPPSVTVFITPSPKPSCRSPSVLCPNSLLCISPTQLCDGIKDCPDGSDENCIKRCPNKLDFLCKDRRSCVSKSLVCDGRSHCHDGSDEVNCPTVAPPRALGKVLKCRLGFRPCQDQSECVLFSHVCDGERDCADGSDEDECDATETPPLAQNPSLNKLASSVNVFNTPTSLKPSCGSPSVLCPNSLLCISPTQLCDGIKDCPDGSDENCIKRCPNKLDFLCKDRRSCVSKSLVCDGRSHCHDGSDEVNCPTVAPPRALGKVLKCRLGFRSCRDQSECVLFSHVCDGERDCADGSDEDECEATESPSSVENPSLNQLPSSVKPLNPLSPKTSCRSPSVLCPNSFICISPTQLCDGIKDCPDGSDENCMTKCIYESDFLCKDRRSCVSKTLVCDGRAHCQDGSDEVDCPSVASRSNAQMTNALKCRTGSKLCKDGTECVLYSHVCDGEKDCLDGSDEEGCQETCKQGEFQCAHGAMCIPEAQVCDGTAQCRDRSDELDCWEQTKSCQYRCADGHRCIPKKFLCDGELDCLDGTDEAGCDPVNTTSTPLDLTSESVCIAPSVRCPGSSVCISPNQLCDRKTDCPDAFDESDCIFKCKSRTDFLCRDRRKCIPRIYVCDGRAHCPDGSDERQCKSADPSPPASMKKIGATSPLKCRKGFKPCKNGLECVMYSHVCDGEDDCQDGSDEESCAAQCKSDEFECQHGNRCIAPEKVCDGQYDCRDRSDEMNCESQSLGCQHRCDKTRCIPATFLCDGERDCVDGSDEEKCGLAVCEVEQYRCMSGQCVSEALRCDGYADCSDRSDEVDCARPPRCPTQLRCPHSHECLQREWLCDGEDDCKDGSDEKNCVTKPPPCREYQWQCGGSSQCIPLSWRCDGKKDCHNSIDEDKCSQRRCPSHLYQCGSGECVDLRLVCNGFTNCADSSDEGVGCTQSNCSSTSAPQCEHSCVSTPNGPKCYCTAGFTLHSGGVSCVDTNECNLMQHEACKHSCLNTPGSYGCHCHPGFYLEPDNKSCKTKDEPLLLASVQSELLLLGVHSGTLRLLSSANRPVFSLDYHWARQRVYWLSPDYQSIRWADMTKDSNNKGTLIKGVKSDFIAMDWVGKNLYWVDGLVGQILAVRLSDTVVKSQDYIVVLAEDLEQPRSLVLLPHKGLMLWSEIGSTPQIRRSGMDGSKRKVVVSSGLSWPVSLAYDFLDDRVYWADEKLCCIGSTSLDGDYVKILQLAETPSPFSVAVFNDRLFWSDTKRRTIRSADKNTGKDQKVLLKRPGQPFGLKLMHALSQPTISNPCDQLQCSHLCLLTPMQKGRSGLSRSAGALVGKEPAAVCRCPKGLLLSKDKISCSLPLESTFIVLLSTTRVYQIYLQSLRHDGVGLKSMPNSRVMAVPGVVEASVLDVSIQALSLYLADSGQGTVDVLNLSGPRSRQGLSPAGRVLSLKDDSVVALAVDWVTSNLYWSSTKRPNLHVTTRHNGFTTSLLQGSLTGTTSIAVHPPSSQFCYTALVLTGGKSLNEVSCAWMDGRNKAVLWTKSNIPTSLVFSNNGTIIYWADTGEGLICSIGLNGSGYKQYKTGPGLLTSFTYTENILLWITLEKDVTKMWFSDGLQPKQLWFETQTSLVDIKAYSTDSQEGSNMCGNKNGECAHLCLPYPGGRTCKCSRGFYSITPTSCAPEHPCPDGEQACLDSSKCISSERFCDGRVDCLDQSDEQDCPYLKSHFGKKASDGQPPKSPLSPPHHNSPKDSLSVKDAASCGQQHCHGHGHCITQGKARHCHCIAGYKGEFCEEEESGRSHVAVVLGVFCLLAAFMGLAFIFGKRRAWVSIRGRPQEKETLMANMSLPEHLETDCEELESTVDFRNPPVAS; translated from the exons ATGAACTCACGCCAGCtcatttgtttgatttttcTGTCAAGGTTAAAGTTATCCACAG GTCAGAATATAAGCTGTCGTAAAGACCAATGGCAGTGTGATGATGGAGGCTGCATTGCTAACAAATGGAGATGCGATGGAGATGGAGACTGCTTGGATGGGTCTGATGAAATGGACTGTGTTG GCTCTCTTGAATGTCCACCCGGTCAGTTTTCATGCATGGACTCTGTTGACTGTGTTGATGCGTCTGCACGCTGTGATGGACAAAAGCAGTGTCCAACCGGCTCTGATGAGGAGAACTGTACACTCTCAGAGGGCTGCTTGAAGTCAGACTGGACATGTCAGAACAAGATTTGTATTCCCAGAGACTTGCGCTGCGATGGACAGAATGATTGCGCTGACAACTCGGATGAAGAGGGCTGTG GGTTGTGTAGCAAGGAAGGAATACGGTGTCCCGAGTGGGTGTGCCTTTCTGCTGAAGAGAGGTGTGATGGGAAGTTTCAATGCTCGGATGGCAGCGACGAGCCCGTAACCTGCG GGAAGACCTGCTCTGTGAACAATGGCGGCTGCAGCCACGTGTGTGTGGATGAGCCCTGGGGTGCTCTGTGCGCCTGTCCTGCAGGATATTACCTCTCTATCAATGGGGCGGTCTGCAAAG ATGTGGATGAATGTGCCCTTCCTTTTGGACCGTGCATGCATTATTGCACCAACACCGCCGGATCTTATTATTGCCACTGCAGAGAAGGCTTCACACCAAGCGATGGCTTTGCCTGTCTAGCCACAG GTAACGAGACTCGACTGCTGACAGTGTTGAGGACATCTGCAGGACTGCTGAGTGTCAAATCTCAACGGTTTGAGGTCATCCAGACTCTAAAGTCCAACCCAGTGGCCCTGACATATGACATTGCCAGAGGCCGCTACTACTGGGCCGATGATGCGGGCCGCATATATAAAAGTGATGGGCAGCGCAGCTGGACCATCTATACTG GCGAGGTGGGAATCAAAGCgttagcttgtgattggctcaaTGGAAACCTGTTCTGGGCCAATCAGAGGACAGACTCAATCTACATGCAAGCAGAAGATGAAAAGAGTTGCACTACTCTGTTGAGCAAAGATATCAGCCCATCAGAATTGGTTCTTATACCACTGGAGAG CTTGATGTTTTGGATCAACACAGGCCCCAAAGATAGGGTGACCCTAGAAAAatcctggatggatggatcagaGAGAAGCTCTCTGGCTGTGCTAACAGCTCAGTTGGCCCATGGACTCACTGCAGATGTGGGCGCCAGGAGGCTGTACTGGATTAGCGACTTCAAGAAG TCAGTTGAGACTGTGAAGGTGGATGGGACTGGCAGCTATTCCTTTACCGGATTGTGGAACAGGAGACCGGCTCTGAACCTGGCTGTGTTTGAAGGGTCCTTCTATTGGGTTGATGATAAAGGACTCTGGCAGGTGCCACAGGACCAACTAAGCCAGAGGACGTTTCTGTGGAAATCCACAGTTCCACTGCTCAGTGTTTATCATGAGCTGCAGCAGCCTCGAG GCACTTCTGCATGCACCAATACCCCGTGCCATATCTGTCTTCTAACTAAAGGCAACCCTCTTGGCTTCACCTGTACTTGTCCCAACTCCAAAGTACTGATGCTTGGCGGAGCGTGTGAAT ATCCGAGGTTCCTTTATGCGACCTCCAGCAGTATCAGCATGTTGGAGTTTAAAGGCAGCGATTCCACGGAAACCGAGCTCTTTTCTACTGACAAGGGCATCCTGTCATTTGATGTTAACTGGAACCAAGACTGGCTGTACTGGGCCAACCAAACTGGTCACCTCCAACGCACCAGCTTAACCCGAGTCAAAACGGAGTGGATTCAAGCACCTGTGTCAG tttgccAAATAAAAGTTGATCAGAAGAGTGGCAGCGTGTACTGGGTGTCATGCCACCAAACGAGCATTGGATCAGTGGATGTGGGCAGTCGTCACTCGCAGCAGTTATACCGCACAACAAAGGAGATCCGGAACTTTTACCTGGACTGGCTGAGGGGTGGCATCATCTggttggaggaggagcaggtCTTTACTATGAGCGTGACTGGCAGCAAAGCCAAAGAATTGCTGCGTTTGGCAGGAGTCAGAGGCAACATTGCCTTTGACATCAGGGCTGCTAGTCTGTTGTGGAACTCCAAAGTGGGAG GCCTGACGACAGTGAGTTTGCTGCAGGAGAAAAAACACCAGGCTGGAAAAAGATGGAATATTTCCGGCTCGGTGGTAGGTGCCCTTGAGCCGTACCTGATATCTCTCTTCAAAGACGCCATTACTCTGTGGGACCGCCGTGATGGGCGCCCCGTTCAAGCTGTGACTGTGAAAGGTCAAGTGGTCAGCGTGATGGCTGCACTCGGGGACATACATGCAG TACCTACTACTGTGATCTGCAATACGCCAGCCATGCTGTGCAGGGACACATCCATCTGCCTCGCTCCAAGCCAGCTGTGTGACGGCAAGGAGGATTGTCCTGATGGAGACGATGAGGATTTTTGTGTTAAAACATGCCCGTCCAAAG ACGATTTTAAATGTCAAGACCAGAGGAGTTGTGTTTCCATGGCTCTGGTGTGCGATGGCCGCTCTCATTGTTTCGATGGCTCGGATGAGGTCGGCTGCCCTGCTGTTGACTTGCCTGTGACTCGAGTAAATGTCCTCAAGTGTCGCAAGGGCTTTATGCCATGCAGGAATGGTGCAGAGTGTGTGCTATACAACCATGTGTGTGATGGGGAGAAAGACTGTCAGGATGGGTCGGATGAAGAAGAATGTG AGCAGGATGTGGCCTCACCAAAACAATCCACTGACGCATCAATCAAAATTGCGCCTACAACTCCGCCACCATCTCTGCCTGCCTGCATCAGCCCCTCTGTGCTGTGTTCCCATCCCTCTGGTCACCTCTGCATCACCCCAAAGCAGTTTTGTGATGGGCAAAAAGACTGTCCTGATGGCTTTGATGAAGAGAACTGTGTGAAAAGATGTCCTTCTAAAG ATGATTTCCGCTGCAAGGACCGAAGGAACTGTATCTCCACTAGCCTCGTTTGTGACGGCCGTGCTCATTGTCACGATGGCTCTGATGAAGTTGACTGTCCGAGTGTTGCAAGCCCAGCCGGCCAATCAAAGGCCTTGAAATGTCTCATGGGCTCTAGGCTCTGTCGGGATGGGAGCGAATGTGTGCTCTTCAGTCACGTGTGTGATGGAGAGGCGGACTGCAAGGATGGCTCCGATGAAGAAGGATGTG ACAACAGcaccacaacaacaaccactTCTCCAGAAAATCTTTACCGAAATGGAGCCCCTTCAACCTTTGATACTCTACCTCCAAGCGAGCCCTCCTGCCAGAGTCCCTCATTTCTGTGTTCAGATTCTTCATGTATCCTTCCAACACAGATATGTGATGGAATCAAAGATTGCCCTGATGGACTGGATGAGAACTGCATAAAACAATGCCCAAATAAAT TGGACTTCCTCTGCAAAGACAGGCGAAGCTGTGTCTCCAAGAGTCTGGTTTGCGATGGCCGATCTCATTGCCACGATGGCTCAGATGAAGTTAATTGTCCCACTGTAGCTCCTCCCCGCGCCATGGGAAAGGTCCTGAAGTGTCGCTTGGGCTTCCGATTATGTCGGGATCAGAGTGAATGTGTTCTTTTTAGCCATGTGTGTGATGGAGAAAGAGACTGCGCCGATGGATCAGATGAGGATGAATGTG GTGCAACTGAAACCCCACTTTTAGCAGGAAATCCAGACGTGAATAAATTGCCCCCATCTGTGACAGTTTTTATTACACCTTCCCCCAAGCCATCCTGTAGAAGTCCATCAGTGCTGTGTCCAAATTCATTGCTTTGCATCAGCCCAACACAGCTATGTGATGGAATAAAAGATTGTCCCGATGGATCAGATGAGAACTGCATCAAACGATGCCCAAATAAAT TGGACTTCCTCTGCAAAGACAGGCGAAGCTGTGTCTCCAAGAGTCTGGTTTGCGATGGCCGATCTCATTGCCACGATGGCTCAGATGAAGTTAATTGTCCCACTGTGGCTCCTCCCCGCGCCTTGGGAAAGGTCCTGAAGTGCCGCTTGGGCTTCCGTCCATGTCAGGATCAGAGTGAATGTGTTCTTTTTAGCCATGTGTGTGATGGAGAAAGAGACTGCGCCGATGGATCAGATGAGGATGAATGTG ATGCAACCGAAACCCCACCTTTAGCACAAAACCCGAGCTTGAATAAATTGGCCTCATCTGTGAATGTCTTTAATACACCAACTTCCCTAAAGCCATCCTGTGGAAGTCCATCGGTGCTGTGTCCAAATTCATTGCTTTGCATCAGCCCAACACAGCTATGTGATGGAATAAAAGATTGTCCCGATGGATCAGATGAGAACTGCATCAAACGATGTCCAAATAAAT TGGACTTCCTCTGCAAAGACAGGCGAAGCTGTGTCTCCAAGAGTCTGGTTTGCGATGGCCGATCTCATTGCCACGATGGCTCAGATGAAGTTAATTGTCCCACTGTAGCTCCTCCCCGCGCCTTAGGAAAGGTCCTGAAGTGCCGCTTGGGCTTCCGATCATGTCGGGATCAGAGTGAATGTGTTCTTTTTAGCCATGTGTGTGATGGAGAAAGAGACTGCGCTGATGGCTCGGATGAAGATGAATGTG AAGCAACTGAAAGCCCATCTTCTGTGGAAAATCCAAGTCTAAATCAATTGCCCTCATCTGTGAAACCCTTGAATCCACTTTCCCCTAAGACGTCCTGTAGGAGTCCATCTGTGCTGTGTCcaaattcatttatttgcatCAGCCCAACACAGCTATGTGATGGAATAAAAGACTGTCCCGATGGCTCAGATGAGAACTGTatgacaaaatgcatttatgaGA GTGATTTCTTGTGCAAAGATCGTAGGAGCTGCGTCTCCAAGACTCTGGTGTGTGATGGCCGCGCTCATTGCCAGGATGGCTCAGATGAGGTTGACTGTCCGAGTGTAGCTTCTCGTTCAAATGCCCAAATGACAAACGCCCTGAAGTGCCGTACAGGCTCGAAGCTATGCAAAGACGGCACGGAATGTGTTTTATACAGCCACGTTTGTGATGGAGAGAAGGATTGTTTGGATGGATCTGATGAAGAAGGATGCCAGGAAACTTGCAAAcaag GTGAATTTCAGTGTGCCCATGGTGCAATGTGCATCCCTGAGGCCCAGGTTTGTGACGGGACCGCTCAGTGTCGTGACCGTTCTGATGAACTGGACTGCTGGGAACAAACCAAAAGCTGCCAGTATCGCTGTGCAGACGGCCATCGCTGCATCCCGAAGAAATTTTTGTGTGATGGAGAGCTAGATTGTCTGGATGGCACAGATGAGGCAGGCTGTG ATCCTGTGAACACAACAAGCACACCTCTGGATTTGACTTCTGAATCAGTTTGCATTGCTCCTTCAGTCCGCTGCCCAGGTTCATCAGTGTGTATCTCTCCAAATCAGCTGTGCGACAGAAAAACAGACTGTCCTGATGCATTTGACGAGAGCGACTGTATTTTCAAGTGTAAAAGCCGAA CTGATTTCTTGTGCCGTGACCGGCGAAAGTGCATCCCCAGAATCTACGTGTGTGACGGCCGTGCCCACTGTCCAGACGGCTCAGATGAGAGGCAGTGCAAATCGGCAGATCCCAGCCCTCCTG CCTCCATGAAGAAGATTGGCGCCACATCACCTCTGAAATGCCGCAAAGGCTTCAAGCCTTGTAAAAATGGCCTGGAGTGCGTGATGTACAGCCACGTGTGTGACGGCGAGGACGACTGCCAGGATGGATCGGATGAAGAGTCATGTGCCGCTCAGTGCAAATCGG ATGAGTTTGAATGTCAGCACGGTAATAGATGCATCGCACCAGAGAAGGTGTGCGACGGCCAGTACGACTGTCGGGACCGATCTGATGAAATGAACTGTGAAAGTCAGAGTTTGGGCTGCCAGCACCGCTGCGATAAGACGCGCTGCATACCGGCAACCTTCCTGTGTGATGGCGAGAGAGATTGTGTCGATGGGTCAGATGAAGAGAAGTGTG GTTTGGCGGTCTGTGAAGTTGAACAATATCGTTGCATGAGCGGTCAGTGTGTCTCGGAGGCTCTTCGATGTGACGGTTACGCTGACTGCAGTGACCGCTCCGATGAGGTAGACTGCGCAAGACCCCCACGCTGCCCGACACAACTGCGATGCCCTCACAGTCACGAGTGCCTGCAGAGAGAATGGCTTTGTGATGGCGAGGACGACTGCAAGGACGGCTCTGATGAAAAG AACTGCGTGACTAAACCACCGCCTTGTAGAGAATACCAGTGGCAGTGTGGGGGCAGTAGTCAATGCATTCCTCTGTCCTGGAGGTGTGATGGGAAGAAAGACTGTCACAATAGCATTGATGAGGACAAAT GCAGCCAGAGAAGGTGCCCTTCTCACCTTTACCAGTGTGGCAGCGGTGAGTGTGTGGACCTGCGGCTGGTGTGCAATGGCTTTACCAACTGTGCTGACAGTTCAGACGAGGGTGTgggatgcacacagagcaactGCTCCAGTACTTCAGCTCCTCAGTGCGAGCATAGCTGTGTCAGTACGCCAAATGGACCG AAGTGTTACTGTACAGCAGGTTTCACGCTACATTCCGGTGGCGTGTCCTGTGTGGACACAAACGAGTGCAATTTAATGCAGCACGAGGCATGCAAACACAGCTGCCTCAACACCCCTGGGTCTTACGGGTGTCATTGCCACCCTGGCTTCTACCTGGAGCCAGACAACAAAAGCTGTAAGACCAAGG ATGAGCCGCTGCTTCTGGCATCAGTTCAATCCGAACTATTGCTTCTCGGAGTCCATAGTGGCACATTACGCCTTCTTTCTTCTGCCAATCGACCGGTTTTCTCACTGGATTACCACTGGGCCCGGCAGAGAGTTTACTGGCTGAGTCCTGACTACCAGAGCATCCGCTGGGCCGACATGACAAAAGACTCCAACAACAAAGGGACGCTTATCAAAG GAGTGAAGTCTGACTTCATTGCGATGGATTGGGTTGGTAAGAACCTGTACTGGGTGGATGGACTTGTCGGCCAGATTCTGGCGGTGCGACTTAGCGACACGGTCGTGAAATCTCAGGATTACATTGTGGTACTGGCTGAAGATCTGGAGCAGCCTCGCTCGCTGGTCCTGCTACCACACAAGGG GTTGATGTTGTGGTCTGAGATTGGCAGCACCCCTCAGATCCGGCGGTCTGGGATGGACGGCTCAAAGAGGAAGGTGGTGGTGAGCAGTGGCTTGAGCTGGCCTGTCAGTTTGGCCTATGATTTCCTGGACGACCGCGTGTACTGGGCTGACGAGAAGCTGTGCTGCATTGGCTCCACCTCCCTGGATGGAGATTATGTGAAG ATCCTTCAGTTAGCCGAAACTCCAAGCCCATTCTCTGTGGCCGTCTTCAATGATCGGCTTTTCTGGTCTGACACAAAACGAAGAACCATTCGCTCAGCCGACAAAAACACTGGGAAAGATCAGAAGGTTCTTCTTAAGAGACCAGGACAGCCTTTTGGGCTAAAG CTGATGCACGCCCTCTCTCAGCCCACGATATCCAACCCATGTGACCAGCTGCAATGCTCCCACCTCTGTCTCCTGACCCCAATGCAGAAGGGCCGCTCAGGATTGTCAAGATCAGCCGGGGCTCTGGTAGGGAAGGAGCCGGCAGCAGTGTGTCGCTGCCCAAAGGGGCTACTCCTTTCTAAGGACAAGATCAGCTGCTCTTTGCCATTGGAATCCACTTTCATCGTGCTTCTGTCTACTACAAGAGTCTATCAG ATTTACTTACAGTCCTTGCGTCACGATGGGGTCGGTCTGAAAAGTATGCCAAACAGTCGTGTGATGGCAGTTCCCGGTGTTGTCGAGGCCTCTGTACTCGATGTATCTATCCAAGCATTGTCTCTCTATCTGGCCGATAGTGGGCAAGGTACAGTAGATGTGCTGAACCTAAGTGGTCCCAGGTCCAGGCAGGGACTGTCTCCAGCTGGACgagttttaagtttaaag GATGATTCAGTCGTGGCTCTGGCTGTTGACTGGGTGACTTCCAACCTCTACTGGAGCAGTACCAAAAGACCTAACCTTCATGTGACCACCCGTCATAACGGCTTCACCACCTCTCTGCTGCAAGGATCACTGACG GGCACAACATCCATTGCAGTGCACCCCCCCTCAAGTCAGTTTTGCTACACGGCCCTTGTTCTGACGGGAGGCAAGAGTCTGAATGAGGTGAGCTGTGCCTGGATGGATGGCCGCAACAAAGCAGTGCTTTGGACAAAGTCCAACATCCCCACatcattggtcttttccaataATGGAACCATAATCTACTGGGCTGACACAG GGGAAGGCCTAATCTGCTCTATTGGACTTAATGGATCTGgttataaacaatacaaaacggGGCCAGGTTTGCTTACTTCTTTCACATACACTGAGAATATCCTCCTCTGGATAACCCTGGAAAAGG ATGTCACCAAAATGTGGTTCAGCGATGGCCTCCAGCCCAAACAGCTGTGGTTCGAGACACAAACCAGCCTGGTAGACATCAAAGCTTACAGTACTGACAGCCAGGAAG GATCCAATATGTGCGGCAACAAAAACGGGGAATGTGCGCATCTGTGTTTGCCGTACCCTGGCGGTCGCACGTGCAAGTGCAGTCGTGGATTTTACAGCATCACTCCCACTTCCTGTGCACCCGAGCACCCTTGTCCTGATGGAGAACAAGCTTGTCTTGATAGTAGCAAGTGTATCAGCAGTGAGAGGTTCTGTGATGGACGTGTGGACTGTCTGGACCAGTCGGATGAACAGGATT GTCCATATTTAAAGTCCCATTTTGGGAAGAAAGCCAGCGACGGCCAACCTCCCAAGTCTCCGCTCTCACCTCCTCACCATAACTCCCCAAAGGACTCTTTGTCAGTCAAGGACGCGGCTTCATGTGGTCAGCAGCACTGTCACGGTCACGGCCACTGCATCACACAAGGCAAAGCCCGTCACTGTCACTGCATTGCTGGTTATAAAGGAGAGTTCTGTGAAGAAGAGGAAAGTGGACGAAGCCACGTGGCGGTTGTCCTGGGTGTCTTCTGTCTGCTTGCTGCATTCATGGGCCTtgctttcatttttggaaaaag GAGAGCCTGGGTTTCAATCAGAGGCAGACCACAGGAGAAGGAAACTCTCATGGCCAACATGAGCCTACCTGAACACTTGGAGACTGACTGTGAG GAGCTTGAGTCCACGGTAGACTTCCGGAACCCCCCAGTTGCTTCATAA